The Opitutaceae bacterium genome window below encodes:
- a CDS encoding recombinase, producing the protein MNSAVLTETETESNETPPIAPQPPRASRLLNRAIPAAERLVVKRDGTRVRFDQNKVARAIALAFFEERTGNTANPYRDDPLACYGLESAAFAEVTRIATAVTQMLELFYRDGRHPTIEQVQDAVEKAIAAAGHWEVARSYMLYRARRAERRLAHYADSGLSDYIAMAKYARYRPELGRREIFSEGVERVRDMHLEFFAGKLDQRLAAELPAEISEIAGAGAALLRETWGGVDLRGVITDAFGMVAEKKVLPSMRSMQFGGQAILKNHSRMFNCSFSNVDRVEFFREYFFLLLSGCGVGFSVQRHHIALLPDLPKRPAENELPVVHHHVVDTIEGWSDALHALLTSYFEGAKVEFDFSSIRPRGAPLKTSGGKAPGHLPLKKALIHVERILDASNGRALRPIEVYDICMYIAKAVLAGGIRRSATICLFSPDDEEMTNAKTGSWFEQNPQRSASNNSAVLSRDQRSEEYFKRLFKAQKEFGEPGFYFCDHPDAGCNPCAEISLLPIVDWDLSPEERSALFHHGYQGDLPGASRLSGFQHCNLTTINGNAATTEKAFYEACLAATAIGTLQAAYTDMPYLGPVTRLINEHDALLGVSICGFMDNPAVLFDPRILEQGARLCRAANRLIAGLIGIRHAAKICTTKPEGTASLILNAASGIHPHHSRRYFRRVQANRMEPVYRHFKATNPQMTETSVYNPATDDVITFPVEAPRKAILRKDLTAVQFLELVKLVQQHWVIAGANPDSRSPSLNHNVSNTCTVHEDEWNQVSEYIWTNREFFTGISLLQDAGDKAYAQAPREEVTVENDVHRWNSLRPHRVDYTEMREATDETELKMAPACVGGACEIV; encoded by the coding sequence ATGAATTCCGCCGTCCTGACTGAAACCGAAACCGAATCCAACGAAACCCCTCCCATCGCGCCTCAGCCGCCAAGGGCGTCGCGCCTGCTCAATCGCGCCATCCCTGCGGCCGAGCGGCTGGTGGTCAAGCGGGACGGCACGCGGGTGCGGTTTGACCAGAACAAGGTGGCCCGTGCGATCGCACTCGCGTTTTTTGAGGAGCGCACCGGAAACACGGCCAACCCTTATCGCGACGATCCGCTCGCGTGCTACGGACTGGAGAGCGCGGCGTTTGCCGAGGTCACGCGCATCGCGACCGCGGTCACCCAGATGCTCGAGCTTTTCTACCGCGACGGCCGCCATCCCACGATCGAGCAGGTGCAGGATGCGGTTGAGAAGGCCATCGCTGCGGCGGGGCACTGGGAGGTCGCGCGTTCGTACATGCTTTACCGGGCGCGGCGGGCGGAGCGCCGGCTTGCCCATTATGCGGACAGCGGCTTGTCCGACTACATCGCCATGGCGAAGTACGCGCGGTATCGCCCCGAGCTTGGACGACGGGAGATTTTCTCCGAGGGGGTCGAACGGGTGCGCGACATGCATCTGGAGTTCTTTGCCGGGAAGCTGGATCAGCGCCTGGCTGCCGAACTGCCCGCGGAGATTTCTGAGATTGCCGGCGCGGGGGCCGCGCTGCTGCGCGAAACCTGGGGCGGGGTGGATCTCAGGGGGGTGATAACCGACGCCTTCGGGATGGTGGCTGAGAAGAAGGTGCTGCCGAGCATGCGCTCGATGCAGTTTGGTGGCCAGGCGATCCTGAAAAACCACAGCCGCATGTTCAACTGCAGCTTCTCGAACGTCGACCGCGTGGAGTTTTTCCGCGAATATTTCTTCCTGCTGCTCAGCGGCTGCGGCGTGGGCTTCTCGGTGCAGCGCCACCACATCGCGCTGCTCCCGGATCTGCCAAAGCGGCCTGCGGAGAACGAACTGCCCGTCGTGCATCACCATGTTGTTGACACGATCGAAGGGTGGTCGGATGCGCTGCATGCGCTGCTGACCTCGTATTTCGAGGGAGCGAAGGTCGAGTTCGACTTCTCGTCGATCCGGCCGCGCGGTGCGCCGCTGAAAACTTCGGGCGGAAAGGCGCCGGGTCACCTGCCGCTGAAGAAGGCGCTGATCCACGTCGAGCGGATCCTCGATGCGTCCAACGGCCGCGCGCTCCGGCCGATCGAGGTTTACGACATCTGCATGTACATCGCCAAGGCGGTGCTGGCGGGCGGCATCCGCCGCTCGGCGACGATCTGTCTTTTTTCCCCCGATGACGAGGAGATGACGAATGCGAAGACGGGCAGCTGGTTCGAGCAGAACCCGCAGCGCTCCGCCTCGAACAATTCAGCGGTGCTGTCGCGCGACCAGCGCAGCGAGGAGTATTTCAAGAGGCTCTTCAAGGCGCAGAAGGAGTTTGGCGAGCCCGGTTTCTATTTCTGCGATCATCCCGACGCGGGCTGCAATCCCTGCGCCGAGATCAGCCTGCTGCCGATCGTGGACTGGGATCTCAGCCCGGAGGAGCGCTCAGCGCTTTTCCACCACGGCTATCAGGGCGATCTGCCGGGTGCGTCGCGGCTGTCGGGTTTTCAGCACTGCAATCTGACCACGATCAATGGCAATGCGGCCACCACGGAGAAGGCGTTTTATGAGGCCTGCCTCGCGGCCACCGCCATTGGCACCCTGCAGGCGGCGTACACCGACATGCCCTACCTTGGCCCGGTCACGCGGCTGATCAATGAGCACGATGCTCTGCTCGGCGTCTCGATCTGTGGATTCATGGACAATCCGGCGGTGCTATTCGATCCGCGCATACTCGAACAGGGCGCGCGACTCTGCCGTGCGGCAAACCGCCTCATCGCGGGGCTCATCGGCATCCGCCACGCGGCCAAGATCTGCACGACCAAACCCGAGGGCACGGCGTCGCTCATCCTCAACGCAGCCTCGGGCATCCATCCACATCATTCGAGGCGGTACTTTCGCCGCGTGCAGGCCAACCGCATGGAGCCCGTCTACCGGCATTTCAAGGCGACCAACCCGCAGATGACCGAGACGTCGGTGTACAACCCGGCGACGGATGACGTGATCACGTTTCCGGTGGAGGCACCGAGGAAGGCGATCCTGCGCAAGGATCTGACTGCGGTGCAGTTTCTCGAGCTGGTTAAGCTGGTGCAGCAGCACTGGGTCATCGCGGGAGCGAACCCGGATTCACGCTCGCCGAGCTTGAATCACAACGTGTCCAACACCTGCACGGTGCATGAGGACGAGTGGAACCAGGTGTCGGAGTACATCTGGACCAACCGCGAATTCTTCACGGGCATCTCACTGCTTCAGGATGCCGGGGACAAGGCCTATGCGCAGGCGCCTCGCGAGGAGGTCACCGTGGAGAACGATGTTCACCGGTGGAATTCGCTCCGCCCGCACCGCGTCGACTACACGGAGATGCGCGAGGCGACGGATGAGACGGAGCTCAAGATGGCCCCCGCCTGCGTCGGCGGCGCCTGCGAGATCGTCTAG